One window from the genome of Yarrowia lipolytica chromosome 1B, complete sequence encodes:
- a CDS encoding uncharacterized protein (Truncated form of YALI0B13640g, uniprot|P78978 Yarrowia lipolytica RIM101 protein required for ambient pH signalling mating and meiosis), with protein sequence MNVGGDSVDMLLSSVSAHHRSSDAGQSDMGSISPSTAHTTPDATTYKTSDEEDATGKITTPRSEGSPNTNGSGSDGENLVCKWGPCGKTFGSAEKLYAHLCDAHVGRKCTHNLSLVCNWDNCGIVTVKRDHITSHIRVHVPLKPYKCDFCTKSFKRPQDLKKHVKTHADDNEQAHNAYAKPHMQHTHQQQQQQQRYMQYPTYASGYEYPYYRYSQPQVQVPMVPSYAAVGHMPTPPMHPHAPIDRKRQWDTTSDFFDDIKRARVTPNYSSDIASRLSTIEQYIGIQGQQQQASPTPQTATTTSATPAPAAPHQATPPQQQLPSFKQGDYQETDQFLNQLGSNIYGNIKSVDPQYEAPAEFHLPHPMGYRYAFSHAPAPHGAAPVAPQVAPPAHPGVHGVSAPHYPDLSYSRSTVPQLSSRFEDVRQMSVGVTQRAARTTNVEESDDDDELVEGFGKMAIADSKAMQVAQMKKHLEVVSYLRRVLQEARETESGEAEDTAANKDTSASKSSLYPTIKAC encoded by the coding sequence ATGAATGTGGGCGGTGACTCTGTCGACATGTTGCTATCTTCCGTCTCGGCCCACCACCGGTCCTCTGACGCGGGTCAGAGCGATATGGGCTCCATCTCCCCCTCCACCGCACACACTACCCCCGACGCCACCACTTACAAGACGTcagacgaggaggacgccACCGGCAAGATTACTACCCCGCGGTCCGAGGGCTCCCCCAACACCAACGGCTCCGGTTCTGACGGCGAGAACCTCGTCTGCAAATGGGGACCTTGTGGCAAGACTTTTGGCTCCGCTGAGAAGCTCTACGCTCATCTGTGTGATGCCCACGTCGGCCGAAAGTGCACACACAACCTGTCGCTGGTCTGCAACTGGGATAACTGTGGCATTGTGACCGTCAAACGAGACCACATTACCTCTCATATCCGAGTCCACGTGCCCCTCAAGCCGTACAAGTGCGACTTCTGCACCAAGTCGTTCAAGCGACCTCAGGATCTTAAGAAGCACGTCAAGACTCACGCCGATGATAACGAGCAGGCCCACAACGCTTACGCCAAGCCCCATATGCAGCATAcccaccagcagcagcagcagcagcagcgataCATGCAGTATCCCACCTACGCAAGTGGCTACGAGTACCCTTACTACCGATACTCGCAACCCCAGGTGCAGGTGCCCATGGTGCCCTCGTACGCCGCGGTTGGCCACATGCCCACTCCCCCTATGCATCCCCATGCCCCCATCGACCGAAAGCGACAGTGGGACACCACCTCGGACTTTTTTGACGACATCAAGCGAGCCCGAGTCACTCCCAACTACTCGTCCGACATTGCCTCTCGGCTGTCCACCATCGAGCAGTACATCGGTATCCAgggacagcagcagcaggcctCTCCTACCCCTCAAACCGCCACCACTACCTCCGccactcctgctcctgctgcccCTCATCAGGCCACtcctccccagcagcagctccccTCCTTCAAGCAGGGCGACTATCAAGAGACCGACCAGTTCCTCAACCAGCTCGGCTCCAACATTTACGGCAACATCAAGTCTGTGGACCCCCAGTACGAGGCTCCTGCCGAGTTCCATCTTCCCCACCCTATGGGCTACCGATATGCCTTCTCTCatgctcctgctcctcatGGTGCTGCTCCCGTGGCCCCCCAGGTGGCCCCTCCCGCTCACCCTGGCGTCCATGGCGTGTCTGCTCCTCATTACCCCGATCTCTCCTACTCACGATCCACCGTGCCTCAGCTCTCGTCTCGATTTGAGGACGTTCGACAGATGTCGGTTGGTGTCACCCAGCGAGCTGCTCGAACCACAAACGTGGAGGAgtctgacgacgacgacgagctggtggagggCTTTGGCAAGATGGCCATTGCCGACTCCAAGGCTATGCAGGTTGCTCAGATGAAGAAGCATCTGGAGGTTGTTTCTTACCTGCGACGGGTTCTGCAGGAGGCTCGGGAAACTGAGTCTGGCGAGGCTGAGGACACCGCTGCCAACAAGGACACTTCGGCTTCGAAATCTAGCTTGTACCCTACCATCAAGGCCTGCTAA
- a CDS encoding uncharacterized protein (Compare to YALI0B13662g, similar to uniprot|Q96WY0 Emericella nidulans Rho3 GTPase): protein MSSLKRLSYYRTSESANPSSFEFIETAESAQPDVHIKVVVVGDGGCGKTCLLVSYSQGVFPERYIPTVFENYITTLKGPKGEIIELALWDTAGQEEYDRLRPLSYPDVDVLLVCYSVDSPSSFENVAEKWFPEVTHFCPDTPVVLVCLKTDLRADSTSAHYLKAQGLSHITPTQGKSMAQRLGVYKYMECSSKDMSGVREVFAVAMGAVLKEKGRSKRTKPVRSQSKGAAAAAASATRPKLQSRPASEPIEKKKKKKRHQCLVL from the coding sequence ATGTCGTCCCTCAAGCGACTCAGCTACTACCGCACATCCGAGTCCGCCAACCCGAGCAGCTTCGAGTTCATCGAAACGGCGGAATCCGCACAACCAGACGTCCACAtcaaggtggtggtggtaggAGATGGAGGCTGTGGAAAAACATGTCTGCTGGTGTCGTACTCGCAGGGTGTCTTTCCCGAGCGATATATACCGACGGTCTTTGAGAACTACATAACCACGCTCAAGGGGCCCAAAGGAGAGATTATCGAGCTGGCGTTATGGGACACAGCAGGACAGGAGGAGTACGACCGGCTCAGACCACTCTCGTACCCAGACGTGGATGTGCTGCTGGTGTGCTACAGCGTGGACTCGCCGTCATCGTTTGAAAACGTGGCCGAAAAGTGGTTCCCTGAGGTGACGCATTTCTGTCCAGACACGCCAGTGGTGCTGGTATGTCTCAAAACCGATCTCAGAGCCGATTCCACATCCGCCCATTATCTCAAAGCTCAGGGACTGAGCCACATCACGCCGACGCAGGGCAAATCCATGGCACAGAGACTCGGAGTGTACAAATACATGGAGTGCTCATCAAAGGACATGTCTGGCGTTAGAGAGGTGTTTGCAGTCGCCATGGGAGCGGTGCTGAAGGAAAAAGGGAGATCAAAGAGAACCAAACCTGTGCGATCACAAAGTAAAGgggcagcggcagcagcagcgtcaGCCACACGTCCAAAATTACAATCCAGACCAGCCTCGGAACCgatcgagaagaagaagaagaagaaacgacACCAGTGCTTGGTGTTGTAG
- a CDS encoding uncharacterized protein (Compare to YALI0B13684g, some similarities with uniprot|Q8X057 Neurospora crassa Conserved hypothetical, similar to Saccharomyces cerevisiae DAD1 (YDR016C); ancestral locus Anc_3.239) → MSRVSMFPTEDKRSYFERQRDQYIKNISASMEDVLNNLNALNRSLEHTVGLSQKSEELAEMWSHFYNTVNEDLVKTEDGDIEVDTTKE, encoded by the coding sequence atgagCAGAGTCAGCATGTTTCCTACGGAAGACAAACGGTCTTATTTCGAGCGACAACGGGACCAGTACATCAAAAACATCTCGGCCAGCATGGAAGACgtgctcaacaacctgAACGCGCTGAACCGTTCGTTGGAACACACTGTGGGCCTGTCTCAAAAGTCTGAAGAGCTCGCAGAAATGTGGAGCCACTTTTACAACACCGTGAATGAGGATCTGGTGAAGACGGAGGACGGAGACATCGAGGTAGACACTACCAAAGAGTAG
- a CDS encoding uncharacterized protein (Compare to YALI0B13706g, similar to Saccharomyces cerevisiae PRP31 (YGR091W); ancestral locus Anc_3.429, similar to uniprot|O42904 Schizosaccharomyces pombe Pre- mRNA splicing factor prp31), whose amino-acid sequence MGLADEILADFGSSDEENEEVDEVMEDATSQIPTEVIATETTEPLSPTPLNNINLDLLGSTNSAAMVPRLLPQLRSISLYESGATQSTLALTSNLEENPEYHVIVGANEYSVEIDNAVAELHNFIATRYSQRYPELRSLIANPLQHAQVVAILGNDPAAVAKSDSPHLKQVVHKSVMMTITMTVDQGGRRLSDVEMATINEACKLLIALDAAKRQITNYVSSKLNLVAPNTAILIGAHCAAQILGFVGGLNGLAKTPSCNIPSLGAKRETAVGFGQAQRQQGYLYYSDVVQQSPADIRKQAMRMLSAKLVLAARLDASRASTDGSFGSKMREEIEGKLQKLAEPPEIKGVKALPVPIDKPSKKRGGKRIRKFKEQFKQSEMAAAANRMAFGEAEKTVDVYGETVGLGMLDSAAGLGSARRVEADSKTRARMSKGARSRLEMLKNRPKPMIDGLQSSLSVTAQSMELSKPKGPKTATQDNKFFASGTFTQLERGSGLQLGPKRKADEQKDRGTTKKLKEGDGN is encoded by the coding sequence ATGGGCCTGGCTGACGAAATTCTGGCCGATTTTGGCTCCAGCGACGAAGAAAATgaagaggtggacgaggtgATGGAAGATGCGACTTCCCAGATCCCAACTGAAGTCATTGCAACCGAAACCACAGAACCTCTGTCGCCTACTCCACTCAATAACATCAACCTGGACCTGCTGGGGTCCACCAACTCGGCAGCAATGGTCCCCAGACTTCTGCCACAACTCAGAAGCATTTCTCTGTACGAAAGTGGTGCCACTCAGTCAACTCTCGCACTCACATCAAATCTAGAAGAGAATCCAGAGTACCATGTGATTGTGGGAGCAAACGAGTACTCGGTGGAAATCGACAACGCAGTAGCTGAGCTGCACAACTTCATCGCCACTAGATACAGCCAGCGGTACCCCGAGCTCAGATCACTCATCGCCAACCCACTACAGCATGCACAGGTAGTGGCCATTCTTGGAAACGATCCCGCAGCAGTGGCAAAGTCAGATAGCCCGCACTTAAAACAGGTGGTGCACAAGTCAGTGATGATGACTATTACCATGACTGTGGACCAAGGGGGACGACGACTCTCGGACGTTGAGATGGCCACTATAAACGAAGCTTGTAAGCTACTGATAGCATTGGACGCTGCTAAGCGCCAAATCACTAACTATGTCTCCTCGAAACTGAACCTCGTTGCACCCAATACGGCCATTCTGATTGGTGCTCATTGTGCAGCTCAGATTCTTGGATTTGTGGGTGGTCTCAACGGTCTGGCAAAGACCCCCTCTTGCAACATACCTTCTCTAGGAGCTAAGCGAGAGACTGCGGTGGGGTTTGGACAAGCACAAAGACAGCAGGGTTACTTGTATTACTCGGATGTGGTACAACAGAGTCCTGCTGATATCAGAAAGCAGGCCATGCGAATGTTGTCAGCCAAGCTAGTACTTGCAGCCCGTTTGGATGCCTCTAGAGCATCTACAGATGGATCGTTCGGATCTAAAATGCGAGAGGAGATTGAAGGAAAGTTGCAGAAACTAGCAGAGCCCCCGGAGATAAAGGGAGTCAAGGCCCTACCTGTTCCTATCGACAAACCCTCAAAGAAGCGAGGTGGAAAGCGGATCAGAAAGTTCAAGGAGCAGTTCAAGCAGAGTGAaatggctgctgctgccaaccGAATGGCGTTCGGAGAGGCCGAAAAGACTGTGGACGTTTACGGAGAGACCGTGGGTCTGGGAATGTTggattctgctgctggcctGGGATCAGCTCGAAGAGTTGAAGCTGATTCCAAGACCCGTGCAAGAATGTCCAAGGGGGCTCGATCGCGTTTGGAGATGCTCAAGAACCGTCCCAAACCTATGATCGACGGTCTTCAGTCGTCTTTGTCTGTTACGGCGCAGTCTATGGAGCTTAGTAAACCCAAGGGACCCAAGACGGCCACCCAGGATAACAAATTCTTTGCCTCAGGCACGTTCACACAGCTGGAGAGGGGCAGCGGATTGCAACTAGGCCCTAAGCGAAAAGCTGACGAGCAGAAGGACCGTGGCACTACCAAGAAGTTGAAGGAGGGTGATGGAAACTGA
- a CDS encoding uncharacterized protein (Compare to YALI0B13728g, similar to CA3607|CaRTA2 Candida albicans unknown function or CA3835|CaRTA4 Protein involved in 7- aminocholesterol resistance (by homology) or CA3606|CaRTA3 unknown function or CA0401|CaRTA1 unknown function), whose protein sequence is MRAWVTTFVLSTIIQGVAAGTPSAQELGLTKDQWYDWLNAHYGLYSFMPDYDSNLAGLVLFAFILLTHLALGAFWRQWWFGVCVSCGCVLEFLGFLGRFLSREISVEDESYYIMQIVCLTLAPAFVMAGVYCILAKLVVVYGESYSRLGPIVYTIIFVVGDWVSIIIQAVGGGLAATQGNSDSGTWIMVAGIAFQVLVMSIFFLFYFEFLFRVYTGRRNPEVLDSQAHRPDIEELKKGKKLPIFIVGQTIAIILIYTRSIYRIIELAGGWHGRLVINEVYMLVLDGLMMVLATYLLAIFHPGFMFGRVPMKANLHKKKLSNMKEEDLNSSHNDEERVEW, encoded by the coding sequence ATGCGAGCCTGGGTGACGACTTTTGTGCTTTCGACCATAATTCAGGGAGTTGCGGCGGGCACTCCTTCGGCTCAAGAGCTGGGTCTTACTAAAGACCAGTGGTACGACTGGCTCAATGCACATTATGGATTGTACAGTTTCATGCCCGATTACGACTCCAACTTGGCCGGCCTCGTGCTGTTCGCCTTCATTCTGTTGACCCACCTGGCTCTCGGCGCCTTCTGGCGCCAGTGGTGGTTTGGAGTCTGTGTGTCTTGTGGTTGCGTGCTCGAGTTTCTGGGATTCCTAGGTCGATTCTTGTCACGAGAGATCTCAGTCGAAGACGAGTCCTATTACATTATGCAAATCGTGTGTCTGACACTCGCTCCGGCCTTTGTCATGGCAGGTGTTTACTGCATTCTGGCGAAGCTGGTGGTTGTCTATGGAGAGTCTTACTCAAGACTGGGTCCTATCGTCTACACAATCATCTTTGTGGTCGGAGACTGGGTCTCGATCATCATTCAGGCCGTGGGAGGAGGTCTGGCAGCGACCCAAGGCAATTCGGACTCGGGAACTTGGATCATGGTCGCCGGTATCGCGTTCCAGGTGCTCGTCATGTCaatcttcttcctcttctaCTTTGAATTCCTTTTCCGAGTTTACACGGGCAGAAGAAACCCAGAGGTACTTGATAGTCAGGCTCATAGACCTGATatcgaggagctcaagaagggcaagaagtTACCTATCTTCATTGTAGGCCAGACGATTGCTATTATTCTCATCTACACCCGTTCCATCTACCGAATCATCGAACTAGCCGGAGGATGGCACGGACGGCTGGTCATCAACGAGGTGTATATGCTGGTGCTCGACGGTCTGATGATGGTGCTAGCAACATACCTACTGGCCATCTTCCACCCCGGCTTCATGTTTGGACGAGTGCCCATGAAAGCAAACCTgcacaagaagaagctgtcaaacatgaaggaggaagacCTCAACTCGAGCCACAATGACGAAGAACGTGTCGAGTGGTAA
- a CDS encoding uncharacterized protein (Compare to YALI0B13750g, similar to uniprot|Q9W7I5 Gallus gallus Chromatin assembly factor 1 p48 subunit and uniprot|P13712 Saccharomyces cerevisiae YBR195c MSI1 chromatin assembly complex subunit p50 or uniprot|P39984 Saccharomyces cerevisiae YEL056w HAT2 subunit of the major yeast histone acetyltransferase), with product MDTEARELPQTCEDDVTPKLSPEQLLSYENYRIWKKNAPQLYSLFMSQMLPSPALSFQWFPDLDTPKNASVTAHRFLTSSYTDTPEVIRLGEVKIPKNDETLSLQDYSALTEEIGGYQGHPHAGINVSQNISVLGEVNRVRYMPQNPNIIATIGADGSVLMFDKSKHPANPSNDECKADATLCHHNSEGWSLSWNTKDRGKLLTCSSDGTVALWDLVNDYKSRSDGKMVTIAPKQVFIHHQGSVNDVTWHPSEKTLFASVGDDQKLYVIDTTDNSTVYETDTRTASLSVAFSPFNNRVVATSGEDGIVNLWDIKSTSQTPIGRLVGHEGPVGSLDWSPHNPRLLVSGSEDKRAIIWDISKIGQKDGSEKLFVHAGHTEKVTEVGWNRSLEGVIGSVAFNSLLHVWKVKD from the coding sequence ATGGACACAGAAGCTAGGGAACTGCCACAGACTTGCGAGGACGACGTGACGCCCAAACTGTCGCCCGAACAGCTGCTCTCGTACGAGAACTATCGAATTTGGAAGAAAAACGCCCCCCAGCTATACTCGTTGTTCATGTCACAGATGCTTCCGAGCCCAGCATTGTCATTCCAGTGGTTCCCCGATCTCGACACGCCCAAGAATGCCTCTGTCACGGCCCACCGGTTCCTCACGTCGAGCTATACAGACACCCCGGAGGTTATTCGACTTGGAGAAGTTAAGATCCCCAAAAACGACGAGACGCTCAGCCTGCAGGACTACTCTGCGCTGACGGAGGAGATTGGCGGCTACCAGGGTCATCCACACGCAGGAATAAATGTGTCACAAAACATATCTGTGCTCGGAGAAGTCAACAGAGTCAGATACATGCCCCAGAACCCAAACATCATCGCTACGATAGGAGCAGATGGATCCGTGCTCATGTtcgacaagtccaagcATCCAGCCAACCCATCCAACGACGAATGCAAGGCTGATGCGACTCTGTGTCATCACAATTCTGAGGGCTGGAGCCTGTCTTGGAACACAAAAGATCGAGGGAAGCTGCTAACATGCTCTTCAGACGGAACTGTGGCACTGTGGGATCTGGTTAACGACTACAAGAGCCGCTCTGATGGCAAGATGGTGACTATTGCTCCCAAACAAGTCTTCATACATCATCAGGGCTCTGTCAACGACGTCACTTGGCATCCTTCTGAAAAGACTCTATTTGCAAGTGTTGGAGACGATCAGAAGTTGTATGTGATCGATACAACTGACAACAGCACAGTTTATGAGACAGACACGAGAACCGCATCTTTATCTGTCGCCTTCAGCCCGTTTAACAATCGGGTGGTCGCGACGTCTGGAGAGGACGGCATCGTCAACTTGTGGGACATCAAATCCACTTCACAGACCCCTATTGGCCGACTGGTAGGTCACGAGGGGCCTGTGGGCTCGTTGGATTGGTCCCCGCATAATCCTCGACTGCTGGTGTCTGGATCTGAAGATAAACGGGCCATCATCTGGGACATTTCCAAGATAGGTCAGAAAGACGGCTCGGAAAAGCTGTTTGTGCACGCTGGACACACGGAGAAGGTGACCGAGGTGGGATGGAATCGCAGTCTGGAGGGTGTGATTGGAAGTGTTGCATTTAATTCCTTGTTGCATGTTTGGAAGGTGAAAGATTAG
- a CDS encoding uncharacterized protein (Compare to YALI0B13772g, some similarities with uniprot|Q8X0G8 Neurospora crassa Conserved hypothetical protein, similar to Saccharomyces cerevisiae MIM1 (YOL026C); ancestral locus Anc_7.119), with product MTEMDPNEEPFSTQDIPELVEEESDEQLTEEGEQYAPGPRITFSMPAIGRFLGRCCINLVLPFINGMMMGFGELVAHEIGFAWGMSGARVRRKRVAPGVEEVHEDETQPDGQRRLLLQS from the exons ATGACCGAAATGGACCCGAACGAAGAGCCATTTTCTACACAAGATATACccgagctggtggaggaggagtcggACGAGCAGCTGACAGAGGAAGGCGAACAGTACGCCCCTGGGCCGCGCATAACCTTTTCAATGCCTGCTATTGGCCGTTTTCTAGGCCGATGTTGCATCAATCTGGTCCTGCCCTTCATCAACGGCATGATGATGGGCTTTGGAGAGCTCGTAGCCCATGAAATCGGCTTTGCATGGGGCATGAGCGGTGCTAGA GTGCGACGAAAACGAGTGGCCCCCggagtggaggaggttcACGAAGACGAAACGCAGCCCGACGGGCAACGACGACTGTTACTGCAGTCTTAA
- a CDS encoding uncharacterized protein (Compare to YALI0B13794g, similar to uniprot|Q9P7F3 Schizosaccharomyces pombe Ammonium transporter) encodes MLENNNRLTTTNKMDSEAPVETLTAAQIKSYVDTAYILVCAVGVSLITPGIGMLYAGMIRRKNALTIVAQSVLTTCVICLQWWIWGYSLGNVPNGKMLGNLSLAFMMGSPTSHDELSLDQLEEEGIPTSVHFIFSAFFVVCTVQIFAGAIAERGRLISSQIVGFIFATVVYCPLSYWFWAEDGWLNAMGVLDFAGGGPVHIASGTGALAYALYLGKRIDDNGEASMLARAKPHNPTLVLLGTLLIWYGWLFFNSGTLLAVSSRTGYIMLNTQLSACTGGIIFAAVDKWRYGRVSLVGLCEGVICGLVAITPSCGYISPWFSVVGAIITAGVCCSLSNINQWIGIDDTIRSFNIHAIGGIMGSICTAFFADPAWAQEDIPGGWIKHNWVQLGHELAAVTTCVAWSFVLTYIICFVVDHIPGLKLRVTAEEEMLGTDVKDLSEKVENMEDSLWGNSPSMSREPTVAKRDAEPMV; translated from the coding sequence ATGCTAGAGAACAACAACCGTCTCACAACTACAAACAAAATGGACTCAGAAGCCCCCGTGGAAACTCTTACTGCGGCGCAAATAAAATCGTATGTCGACACAGCATACATTCTTGTGTGTGCAGTGGGCGTGTCGCTCATCACCCCAGGTATTGGAATGCTGTATGCCGGCATGATCAGACGCAAGAACGCACTCACTATCGTCGCCCAAAGTGTACTCACAACCTGTGTCATCTGTCTTCAATGGTGGATCTGGGGCTACTCTCTGGGTAACGTTCCCAATGGCAAGATGCTTGGTAACCTGAGTCTGGCTTTCATGATGGGTAGCCCTACTAGCCATGACGAGCTTTCTCTCGACcagctcgaggaggagggaaTCCCCACTTCTGTTCatttcatcttctccgCCTTCTTTGTTGTCTGCACAGTCCAGATTTTCGCTGGTGCCATCGCTGAGCGAGGTAGACTCATTTCATCACAGATTGTCGGCTTCATCTTCGCTACGGTCGTCTACTGTCCTCTCTCGTACTGGTTCTGGGCCGAGGACGGCTGGCTCAACGCCATGGGAGTCCTTGACtttgctggaggaggacccGTCCACATCGCCAGTGGAACGGGTGCTCTTGCCTACGCACTGTACCTAGGAAAGCGAATTGATGACAACGGAGAGGCCTCTATGCTTGCCCGTGCCAAACCCCATAACCCCACTCTGGTTCTGCTTGGAACTCTGCTCATCTGGTACGGAtggctcttcttcaactcaGGCACCTTGTTGGCTGTCAGCTCTCGAACTGGATACATCATGCTGAACACCCAGCTTTCTGCCTGCACTGGCGGTATCATCTTTGCCGCCGTCGACAAGTGGCGATACGGACGGGTGTCTCTCGTCGGTCTTTGTGAGGGAGTCATCTGTGGTCTAGTGGCCATCACTCCTTCCTGTGGATACATCTCTCCATGGTTCTCTGTTGTTGGAGCTATCATCACTGCTGgagtctgctgctctctGTCCAATATCAACCAGTGGATTGGCATTGACGATACTATCCGATCCTTTAACATCCACGCAATTGGCGGAATCATGGGATCTATCTGCACTGCCTTCTTTGCCGACCCTGCCTGGGCCCAGGAAGATATTCCAGGAGGCTGGATCAAGCACAACTGGGTCCAACTGGGCCACGAGCTCGCCGCTGTCACCACCTGTGTCGCCTGGTCCTTCGTCCTCACCTACATCATCTGTTTCGTGGTTGACCACATTCCTGGTCTCAAGCTGCGAGTCACTGCTGAGGAAGAGATGCTCGGAACTGATGTCAAGGATCTGTCAGAGAAGGTCGAAAACATGGAGGACTCTCTCTGGGGCAACTCCCCATCCATGAGCCGAGAGCCCACCGTCGCCAAGCGGGACGCTGAGCCCATGGTCTAA